In Rhinatrema bivittatum chromosome 11, aRhiBiv1.1, whole genome shotgun sequence, a single window of DNA contains:
- the CEP85 gene encoding centrosomal protein of 85 kDa isoform X3 produces MATLERYQESKFQQASRTDSSVVPRRSSSETDWKTPHVSEKYQSRFGRCPSAAGSGDTAIGTSCSDSTEEFCNSSGSSSFQPIRSQVAIPTAHVMPSTLEPSPTKAQVTSEHSASKNIILTSSKSALSGSNPVTTGSAQTGDLNGAKATGLPVETLLSYRNGESALEQSFFPSADLAKGEDTRKFDTPNIEPTLNQSAFLDTIYSDPRHMFQVYKSQGTIPPETGKEPYKVLPESKAPSANSGVSEQLHSATLPSRTGFMPIGLQPSHMFPKPLALQSQMWRQEPYTMQPVSSDRSCDLNIWRQQQLDSMRLRVEQLQLLSGTACHQPAVYAPPLHSIESSRWDSVLKASETLLKEKDMLVERQRQHISQLEQKVRESELQVHSALLSRTVPYGDVCMMRLQEMQRENSFLRAQFAEKAESFSKEKSDLEKKLAASEVDVKELQKILKETTQKHTEEMKKQEERVKGRDKHINTLKKKCQKESEQNRESQQRIETLERYLADLPTREDHQKQSQQLKELNLKSSSLQDKVVELEKKLSEARAACRERDTQLEIEKRRELELLSTVHSLQEKTEQCLKNRGGIELPSQEAEDLQQNQALQKERDCLKKVIESQQKKMEHLSLHVKDLEEQVVQEEGTAQALKEEVRTKDAALQQLRAAVKELSLQNQDLMEKHLTLQEQLRQVDHNRPLSGESDQLIVQLHQELARCLQDLQSVCSVVTQRAQGKDPNLSLLLGIHSAQSFIDEQKDLQDPESIAKKLAEVKQLHKDIEDLRTAISDRYAQDMGDNCITQ; encoded by the exons AATTTTGCAATTCTAGTGGCAGCTCTTCATTTCAGCCCATCCGAAGCCAAGTTGCCATTCCTACAGCCCACGTAATGCCCTCCACTCTGGAGCCATCTCCTACCAAAGCACAGGTGACCTCCGAGCACAGTGCTTCTAAGAACATTATACTGACTTCGTCTAAGTCTGCACTATCGGGATCTAACCCTGTAACCACAGGATCAGCACAGACTGGTGACCTGAATGGTGCCAAAGCAACGGGGCTGCCCGTAGAGACCTTGCTGTCCTACAGAAATGGAGAGAGTGCTTTGGAACAGTCCTTCTTTCCCTCAGCCGATCTTGCCAAAGGAGAGGATACTAGGAAATTTGACACGCCAAACATCGAACCCACCCTTAATCAATCTGCTTTCCTGGACACAATTTACAGTGATCCTCGGCACATGTTCCAGGTGTATAAAAGCCAGGGCACCATACCCCCGGAGACTGGAAAGGAACCTTACAAAGTCCTGCCGGAGAGCAAAGCTCCTTCTGCAAACAGTGGAGTCTCCGAGCAGCTGCACAGTGCCACTTTGCCCAGCAGAACTGGTTTCATGCCGATAGGACTTCAGCCTAGTCACATGTTTCCCAAACCGCTGGCCCTCCAGTCTCAGATGTGGCGGCAGGAGCCATACACCATGCAGCCAGTATCATCAGACAGGTCGTGTGATCTTAACATCTGGCGGCAGCAACAGCTGGATAGCATGCGGCTGCGAGTTGAACAgttgcag TTACTCAGTGGCACagcctgtcatcagcctgctgTCTATGCGCCCCCTCTGCATTCCATTGAGTCCTCCCGTTGGGACAGTGTCCTGAAGGCCAGTgagacccttctgaaggagaAGGACATGCTGGTGGAGAG GCAGAGGCAGCACATTTCTCAGCTGGAGCAGAAAGTGCGTGAGAGTGAGCTGCAAGTGCACAGTGCTCTGCTCAGCCGCACAGTTCCCTACGGGGATGTCTGCATGATGAGATTGCAG GAAATGCAGCGGGAGAACTCCTTCCTGCGGGCGCAGTTTGCAGAGAAGGCCGAATCCTTCAGCAAAGAAAAGTCTGACttggaaaagaagctggctgCATCGGAGGTGGATGTAAAAGAGCTGCAAAAGATTCTTAAAGAGACAACACAGAAGCACACCGAagaaatgaagaaacaggaaGAGAGG GTGAAAGGAAGAGACAAGCACATTAACACTTTGAAAAAGAAGTGTCAAAAGGAGTCTGAGCAAAACAGAGAGAGTCAACAGCGAATTGAAACCTTGGAGCGTTACCTTGCCGACTTGCCAACCCGTGAAGACCATCAGAAACAGAGCCAACAG TTGAAAGAATTGAATTTGAAGAGCAGCAGCCTGCAAGACAAAGTAGTTGAGCTTGAAAAGAAACTTTCAGAAGCTCGTGCTGCCTGTAGAGAACGAGACACACAGCTGGAAATAGAGAAACGGAGAGAACTAGAGCTGCTTTCCACGGTACACAG TTTGCAGGAGAAGACAGAGCAGTGCCTGAAGAACCGAGGCGGAATAGAGCTACCCTCTCAGGAGGCAGAGGACCTGCAACAAAACCAGGCACTGCAGAAAGAACGGGATTGCCTTAAAAAG GTTATAGAGAGTCAGCAAAAGAAGATGGAGCATCTTTCCTTACATGTTAAG GATCTGGAGGAGCAGGTGGTGCAGGAAGAAGGCACAGCACAGGCTCTGAAAGAGGAAGTGAGGACAAAAGATGCAGCACTCCAGCAGCTGCGAGCCGCAGTGAAAGAG CTTTCACTACAGAACCAGGATCTGATGGAGAAACACCTGACCTTACAGGAGCAGCTTCGACAGGTGGATCACAACAGACCCCTGTCAGGAGAATCTGACCAGCTCATAGTGCAGCTTCACCAAGAGCTGGCTCGCTGCCTTCAAGATCTACAGTCTGTCTGCAGCGTTGTAACACAGCGGGCTCAGGGCAAAGATCCCAACCTCTCCCTGCTTCTGGGCATACACT CTGCACAGTCTTTCATTGATGAGCAGAAGGATCTACAGGACCCAGAGAGTATTGCAAAGAAATTGGCAGAGGTAAAACAATTGCACAAAGATATTGAGGATTTACGGACAGCAATATCGGACCGCTATGCCCAGGACATGGGTGACAACTGCATCACGCAGTGA